The following proteins are co-located in the Camelina sativa cultivar DH55 chromosome 12, Cs, whole genome shotgun sequence genome:
- the LOC104732313 gene encoding adenosylhomocysteinase 1, which translates to MALLVEKTSSGREYKVKDMSQADFGRLELELAEVEMPGLMACRTEFGPSQPFKGARITGSLHMTIQTAVLIETLTALGAEVRWCSCNIFSTQDHAAAAIARDSAAVFAWKGETLQEYWWCTERALDWGPGGGPDLIVDDGGDATLLIHEGVKAEEIFEKTGQVPDPTSTDNPEFQIVLSIIKEGLQVDPKKYHKMKERLVGVSEETTTGVKRLYQMQQNGTLLFPAINVNDSVTKSKFDNLYGCRHSLPDGLMRATDVMIAGKVAVVCGYGDVGKGCAAAMKTAGARVIVTEIDPICALQALMEGLQVLTLEDVVSEADIFVTTTGNKDIIMVDHMTKMKNNAIVCNIGHFDNEIDMLGLETYPGVKRITIKPQTDRWVFPETKTGIIVLAEGRLMNLGCATGHPSFVMSCSFTNQVIAQLELWNEKSSGKYEKKVYVLPKHLDEKVAALHLGKLGARLTKLSKDQSDYVSIPIEGPYKPPHYRY; encoded by the exons ATGGCGTTGCTCGTTGAGAAGACCTCAAGTGGCCGTGAATACAAGGTCAAAGACATGTCCCAAGCCGATTTCGGTCGTCTCGAACTCGAGCTCGCCGAAGTTGAGATGCCTGGACTCATGGCTTGCCGTACTGAGTTCGGTCCTTCTCAGCCATTCAAAGGCGCTAGAATCACCGGATCTCTTCACATGACCATCCAAACCGCCGTACTCATCGAAACCCTAACCGCTCTCGGCGCCGAGGTCAGATGGTGTTCCTGCAACATCTTCTCCACCCAAGACCACGCCGCCGCCGCGATCGCTCGTGACTCCGCCGCTGTTTTCGCCTGGAAGGGTGAGACTCTTCAGGAGTACTGGTGGTGCACGGAGCGTGCTCTTGATTGGGGTCCAGGTGGTGGCCCTGACCTGATTGTTGACGATGGTGGTGACGCCACGCTTTTGATCCATGAGGGAGTCAAGGCTGAGgagatctttgagaagactggTCAGGTCCCTGATCCTACTTCTACTGATAACCCTGAGTTCCAGATCGTCTTGTCTATCATCAAGGAAGGTCTTCAAGTTGATCCCAAGAAGTACCACAAGATGAAGGAGAGACTTGTTGGTGTCTCTGAGGAAACCACCACTGGTGTTAAGAGGCTTTACCAGATGCAGCAAAACGGAACTCTTTTGTTCCCTGCTATTAACGTCAACGACTCTGTCACCAAGAGCAAG TTCGACAACTTGTACGGTTGCCGTCACTCACTCCCTGATGGTCTCATGAGGGCCACTGATGTCATGATCGCTGGAAAGGTTGCTGTTGTCTGTGGATATGGTGATGTTGGAAAGGGTTGTGCTGCTGCCATGAAGACTGCTGGTGCCAGAGTCATTGTGACTGAGATTGATCCTATCTGTGCCCTTCAAGCTTTGATGGAAGGTCTTCAGGTTCTTACCCTTGAGGATGTTGTCTCAGAAGCTGACATCTTTGTCACCACCACCGGTAACAAGGACATCATCATGGTTGACCACATGACCAAGATGAAGAACAACGCCATTGTGTGCAACATTGGTCACTTTGACAACGAGATCGACATGCTCGGACTCGAGACTTACCCAGGTGTGAAGCGTATCACAATCAAGCCTCAGACTGACAGGTGGGTGTTCCCAGAGACCAAGACCGGAATCATTGTCTTGGCTGAGGGTCGTCTCATGAACTTGGGCTGTGCCACTGGTCACCCTAGTTTCGTCATGTCTTGCTCTTTCACCAACCAGGTGATTGCCCAGCTCGAGCTCTGGAACGAGAAGTCAAGCGGCAAGTACGAGAAGAAGGTGTACGTTCTTCCCAAGCATTTGGATGAGAAGGTCGCAGCACTTCACTTGGGAAAGCTTGGAGCCAGGCTCACCAAGCTTTCAAAGGACCAATCTGACTACGTCAGCATTCCAATTGAGGGAC